A genome region from Fervidobacterium changbaicum includes the following:
- a CDS encoding peptidyl-prolyl cis-trans isomerase, which produces MKRLAVFLFLVLSLLTFAQQDIVAVVNGRNITMDEWNREANVQKLLLDIQKTNQTFYTVLTNTQEGLALLERYKLAVLDQLITKVLFIQFAEKKGVAPDDKDIKNYVDNEIKKMLTEASMTEAELNNYLVELGMGTLNDYKEKLYFQRKYSLSIANVYAQYLTASVSDAEVKAYYEKNKEKYTVPSQYDLLVFKTNNKTTADSLRQDVIRGTSVDDISKKYNISPLINGWVNENDTTKLPKNLWLLVTNSIKGTTLPVQQVGNEFYVIRVRDIKLGGTKTLNDVAEEIKKELLAQKQEEATKKVLADFDEFKKTSKVEIRYKSNLIK; this is translated from the coding sequence ATGAAACGACTAGCAGTGTTCTTGTTTCTTGTTTTAAGCTTGCTAACATTTGCTCAGCAAGACATCGTTGCCGTTGTCAACGGAAGGAATATTACCATGGATGAGTGGAACAGAGAAGCAAACGTTCAAAAACTGCTTTTGGACATCCAGAAGACCAATCAAACGTTTTATACGGTATTAACCAATACACAGGAAGGACTAGCACTGCTCGAGAGGTACAAATTGGCAGTTCTGGACCAACTGATAACAAAGGTATTATTCATACAATTTGCAGAGAAAAAAGGTGTTGCTCCGGATGATAAAGATATCAAAAACTATGTTGACAACGAAATCAAGAAGATGCTTACAGAGGCATCAATGACAGAAGCGGAGCTAAACAACTATTTAGTAGAGCTTGGAATGGGAACACTGAATGATTACAAAGAAAAACTTTACTTCCAAAGAAAGTATTCTCTGAGCATTGCAAACGTTTACGCACAGTACTTAACTGCGTCTGTGAGCGATGCGGAAGTAAAGGCTTATTACGAAAAGAACAAAGAAAAGTACACCGTTCCTTCACAGTACGACTTGCTTGTCTTTAAGACAAACAACAAAACTACTGCAGATTCTTTAAGGCAAGATGTTATCAGAGGTACCTCGGTAGATGACATATCAAAAAAATACAACATCTCACCGTTGATAAATGGCTGGGTTAACGAGAATGACACGACGAAACTTCCAAAAAACTTATGGCTCTTGGTTACAAACTCCATTAAAGGCACAACGCTACCTGTACAACAAGTAGGAAACGAGTTTTACGTTATAAGGGTGAGGGACATTAAACTTGGCGGAACGAAAACTTTGAATGACGTTGCAGAGGAAATAAAGAAAGAATTGCTTGCACAAAAACAAGAGGAAGCCACAAAGAAGGTTCTGGCTGATTTCGATGAGTTCAAGAAGACTTCGAAAGTAGAAATCAGGTACAAGAGCAATTTGATAAAGTAA
- a CDS encoding potassium channel family protein, producing the protein MGITISTVGYGIHKELSVFGKFFTLALILAGLSIVLYNVSYVTALLVEGDLLRLLRQRRVERKESRMKDHIIVVGVGKIGTEVITQLRRLNEPVVAIDSVISEEELKKKLPANAGEVVFVRGDATNEDTLLRAGIKQARALITTLPSDALNVFVSLTAKNLNHDIYIISNISDLSNLTKFIYAGVDHPIATAEIAGLKMVEAIGFLRKKENIVDVLNILDRTFQVEILDITNTKLSGKKISELRLKEKYNVYIVAIIRGDEFILGPSKDEVLTKESKIVLFGEENGLAKFRDDFLNGK; encoded by the coding sequence GTGGGCATCACCATATCTACAGTTGGATACGGGATACACAAAGAACTCTCGGTTTTTGGAAAGTTCTTCACATTGGCACTGATACTTGCTGGCTTGTCCATAGTCTTGTACAACGTATCCTATGTCACAGCACTGCTTGTGGAAGGTGATTTACTTCGCTTATTGAGGCAGCGGAGAGTAGAAAGAAAGGAGTCAAGGATGAAAGATCATATCATCGTTGTTGGAGTGGGGAAAATTGGTACGGAAGTTATAACCCAACTTCGCAGACTCAATGAACCCGTTGTGGCAATTGATAGCGTCATATCTGAGGAAGAATTAAAAAAGAAGCTACCTGCGAACGCGGGTGAAGTTGTGTTTGTAAGAGGTGATGCCACAAACGAGGATACCTTGCTGCGTGCCGGCATAAAACAAGCACGGGCGCTTATAACCACATTGCCCAGCGATGCGCTGAACGTCTTTGTTTCGTTAACCGCAAAGAACTTGAACCATGATATATACATCATTTCGAACATCAGTGACTTATCTAATCTCACCAAATTTATCTATGCAGGTGTTGACCATCCGATAGCCACGGCGGAAATAGCGGGTCTGAAGATGGTAGAAGCTATAGGTTTTCTGAGGAAAAAAGAGAACATAGTTGACGTACTCAACATCTTAGATCGAACGTTCCAGGTGGAGATACTCGATATTACTAATACAAAACTTTCAGGCAAGAAGATTTCAGAGCTCAGACTTAAAGAAAAGTACAACGTTTATATAGTAGCCATAATTAGAGGCGACGAGTTTATATTGGGACCTTCAAAAGACGAAGTCTTAACAAAAGAGAGCAAGATTGTTCTCTTCGGTGAAGAGAACGGACTGGCTAAGTTCAGAGATGACTTCTTGAACGGGAAATGA